The region TCGTGAGCCTGCAGGTCGGTGCCGCCTTCGCCAAGCAGATGTTCGCCGTCGCCGGTTCGTCCGGCGTGGTGGCGCTGCGGCTGCTGTTCGCGGCCGCGGTCCTGCTGGTGGTCTGGCGCCCGTCGCTGCGCATGGACCGCAGGACGCTCGCGGTGGTCGTCGGCTACGGCCTGGTCCTGGCGGGCATGAACATGAGCATCTACCAGGCGTTCGAGCGCATCCCGCTGGGCGTGGCGGTGACGATCGAGTTCCTCGGTCCGCTGGCGGTCGCGCTGTTCGGCTCGCGCCGCAAGCTCGACGTGCTGTGGGCGCTGCTCGCCGGTGCCGGCGTGCTCCTGCTGTCCAGGGCCGACGGCGGACTCGACTGGGTGGGCGTCGGTTTCGCGCTGCTGGCGGCCGCGTTGTGGGCGAGCTACATCCTGGTCAGCGCCAAGCTGGGCAGCCAGACCTCCGGTGGTTCCGGCCTGGCGCTGGGGATGGCCGTCGGCGCGCTGGTGGCGGTGCCGTTCGGCGTCGCCGACGCGGGCTCGGTGCTGCTGGACCCGGCGGTGCTGGCCGTCGGGCTGCTGGTCGCGCTGATGTCGTCGGTGGTGCCCTACACGCTGGAGCTGGAGGCACTGCGCCGGATCCCCCCGCGCGTTTTCGGCGTGCTGATGAGTCTGGAACCCGCCGTCGCCGCGTTGGCGGGGCTGGTCGTGCTGGGCGAGGCGCTCGGCGCGTGGCAGTGGGTGGCCATCGGCTGCGTGGTGGTCGCATCGGTCGGCGCGACCCGCACGGTCGGCACCCAGAACTGACCGCGCGTTAACCGGGTGCGCGGGATTCGCCGCAGGTCTAGCTTGGCGCCATGCCGATCTTGAGCTTCGACCGCTGCCGCGCGGAGATCGTGGCGCAGACCGACCTGCTGCGCTCCGCGGTCGCGGGCGCCGACCTGACGGCACCGGTGCCGACGTGCCCGGGCTGGAACCTCGGCCAGTTGCTGCGGCACGTCGGCGCCGCCCACCGCTGGGTCGAGGAGGTCGTGCGGACCCGGGCGTCCGAGCCGGTCGAGGAGCGGATCAACGACCTCGCCGGCTACACCGACGAGGACGCCGCTGTGCTTGACGCCTGGCTCGCCGACGGTGCGGCTCGGCTCGCCGAGACCCTGCGCGAGGCGGGGCCGGACGCGCGGGTGTGGACCGTCGCCCCGGGCGGGACGCCGGTGTTCTGGGCCCGCCGGATGGTGCACGAGACCGCGGTCCACCGCTGCGACGCCGCGCTGGTCGCCGGCGCGGAGTTCGACGTGGACGCCGAGGTCGCCGTCGACGCGCTCGACGAGTGGATGGACTTCGGCACGCTGGCGCAGGTCTTCGAGGAGAGCCCGGGGATCCGCGACCTGCTCGGCCCAGGCCGCTCCCTGCACCTGCACGCCACCGACGCCCCGCCGGAGGCGGGCGCGGAGTGGCTGGTCGACCTGTCCGGCGAGCCGGTCACCTGGCGGCGAGCGCACGAGAAGGCCGCGGTGGCGGTGCGCGGACCGCTCAGCGGGCTGCTGCTCACCATCTACGGGCGCAAGCCCGCCCCCGGCGCCGAGGTCGAGATCGTCGGCGACGCGGAGCTGTTCCACGCGTGGCTGGACTGCGTCAGCTTCTGGCTCCGGGACGAGGGCTGACAGCCTGTCTTCGAACTCACCTTGCCTGGCGGGTCCGGTGGCGGAACCTCATACGCCCTCTGACTCCGGGATCCTTTTCTCGCGTATCACCCATACGCCACGAAAAGGCTGTCCTCGTCAGAGAACGCCTGAGAACCCGCGGCGGTGCCGTTGCGAGGGTGGGCCAAGCGGCTGCGCCGCTTCAAAAAACCAAGGACGGGCTCTGAGGCCGGTCAGCCCGTGCCGCCAGGCCGCACCGCGCGCATCAGCGTCAGCAGCGCCTGGTTCATCGGCGTGGCGATGCCGTGCCGCCGCCCGGCCCGCACGACCGGGCCGCTGATGTGCTCGTGTTCGGTGGGCAGCCCCGCCAGCCGGTCGTAGAGCATCGAGGTGCCGTTGTCCGGGGAGAAACCGGTCCGATAGGCGTCGACGACCTTGTCGGCGTCGGCGGAGGTCAGCTCGGCGCCCTCGGCGCGCGCGACCTCCACCGCCTCGGCCAGCACCGCCGCGCACAGCTCGCGCACACCGGGCTCGTCGAGGACGTCGAGGCGGCGCATGGTGAGCGCGGTGATCGGGTTGGCCGCGACGTTCATCAGCATCTTGCGCCACGCCTCGGTCCGGAAGTCGCCGGTGGACTCGACCCGCACGTCCGCAGGCAGCTCCGGCAGCGCCGAGCCCGGCTCGCCGGCCGGGACGACGACCCTGGCGCGGGTCCGCCGGACCACGTGCCCGGGCGCGACCCGCTCGGCACCGACGTAGATCAGCGCGGGCAGCACGGGACCGCTCCAGCCCAGCGCCGACACCGACTCCTCGTGCTCGACGCCGTTCTGCACCACCACGACCGGCGTGCGGCCGTCGTCGAAGGCGTGCAGCCACGGCTCGGCGGTCGCGACGTCCTGGACCTTGGTCGTCAGCAGCACACGGTCGACCTCGGGGACCCGCTCCGCGGAGGTGACGATCTCGACGGGCAGTTCGGTGCTGCCGTCGGGACCGTCCACGACCAGCTTCTCGAAAGGTGTCCGGACGCACATGGTGACCTGGTGGCCCGCCGCGTGCGCCGCCTCCGCCAGGACCGCGCCGACGGCGCCGGCTCCGATGACCGCGATTCGCTGTTCACCCACGCGGCGAGACTACGTCCCGGCGTCCTGCGCGCGCACCGTCCCGCTGAGCACCGAGT is a window of Saccharopolyspora erythraea NRRL 2338 DNA encoding:
- a CDS encoding EamA family transporter, which translates into the protein MVMAHMDGASSRGRPVVGLEQTAARAFGAVPPPVLVLLGIVSLQVGAAFAKQMFAVAGSSGVVALRLLFAAAVLLVVWRPSLRMDRRTLAVVVGYGLVLAGMNMSIYQAFERIPLGVAVTIEFLGPLAVALFGSRRKLDVLWALLAGAGVLLLSRADGGLDWVGVGFALLAAALWASYILVSAKLGSQTSGGSGLALGMAVGALVAVPFGVADAGSVLLDPAVLAVGLLVALMSSVVPYTLELEALRRIPPRVFGVLMSLEPAVAALAGLVVLGEALGAWQWVAIGCVVVASVGATRTVGTQN
- a CDS encoding maleylpyruvate isomerase family mycothiol-dependent enzyme, whose product is MPILSFDRCRAEIVAQTDLLRSAVAGADLTAPVPTCPGWNLGQLLRHVGAAHRWVEEVVRTRASEPVEERINDLAGYTDEDAAVLDAWLADGAARLAETLREAGPDARVWTVAPGGTPVFWARRMVHETAVHRCDAALVAGAEFDVDAEVAVDALDEWMDFGTLAQVFEESPGIRDLLGPGRSLHLHATDAPPEAGAEWLVDLSGEPVTWRRAHEKAAVAVRGPLSGLLLTIYGRKPAPGAEVEIVGDAELFHAWLDCVSFWLRDEG
- a CDS encoding 2-dehydropantoate 2-reductase produces the protein MGEQRIAVIGAGAVGAVLAEAAHAAGHQVTMCVRTPFEKLVVDGPDGSTELPVEIVTSAERVPEVDRVLLTTKVQDVATAEPWLHAFDDGRTPVVVVQNGVEHEESVSALGWSGPVLPALIYVGAERVAPGHVVRRTRARVVVPAGEPGSALPELPADVRVESTGDFRTEAWRKMLMNVAANPITALTMRRLDVLDEPGVRELCAAVLAEAVEVARAEGAELTSADADKVVDAYRTGFSPDNGTSMLYDRLAGLPTEHEHISGPVVRAGRRHGIATPMNQALLTLMRAVRPGGTG